The nucleotide window CATTGATTCCTGAGACTGATTTGCCAAATCTGTTTCTCCAAACTAGTAGGGTCTACGCAGACCTTACACTTATCATTTCCGATTGACCCTCGGCTCAGGCTAAAGAGAAGATAAAAGAAGCCCATATATGACAACCAGATTTCATAAATCAGGGAGAAATAATAAGCATTGCCAATCTTCCTGGTTCCCGAATCCGAAGTTGTAAAGAATCGGCTTTTATTGATTATGAAAGTGTCATCTACTCAAATATCAAATCAAATCATCTGATGAGATAAACTTCAATACTTTACTGAAAGCATATGGAATTTTAATTTACAAATCTTCTTTTTGATTTCAACAATTCAATGCGTATCGTATTTTTATCAAGGAAtacatgtatgtatatatacTCCTACGTAAAAGAGTTGGGGCAAATGGAGAGGGTTCACCTAATATAGCCTCGGCTTGAATTCAAACCTTAATTTTTGAGGTTATTACCCCTTCTCTTTCACTCCACAGTCACTACGAGCCTACTTTTAATTCACACTTGAAAATACTCCTTTGTTGTCTTTAGAATGTTGGGGTCATCGACAGGGCGGTCATTCTATAAAGTAAGTAAAACAATTGCTTTAGGCCCCATATTTGTGGGGACCCCATTTTTTGTTACACCTAATAGGTTAtgtattaatttttaaaaaagttttgtGAAGTGAAAAAGTTCGATTTCTTTCTATAATAAATATAACGATTTGCAACTGCTAAGCTTTTTGCCAAGGAAATTTGCACTTGAAATAAATATCGAACCCAAATTTCATAAGAAACGTGTGATATATATGAAGTAACAATTTTATGATAATgttgataatgaaatctcaaaatctttcgaagagtCCTTTAGAGGATGAGTTattcacattttatttgatgGAGCGAAGTAAAAGCTAAGGAGTGGAAATTCAAAAAATTCTCTGGGAAAAAAATTGAGATGTCTCCTACGTTACCCATCgattacttttatacataataGACAAGACTATTTTTTCACATCAAAGATTTGAGCAATTCgaaacatatgaaaatatttttgattttttatttagcggtaaaaattaagatcactagatgatgaaaatttgaaaacatattactttaatcttgaatgttccttaaagcataagAATCAATTCAATATTGatgatttagatttattttctaattaaaagtattaagaaaaatagtacaattagaagataacaatttaattgatacactcaatcaaataaaaagatctgATTCTTTTCCAAATGTCTATATTACTtatggaataatgttaataactcttGTTACCGGTGCTTCAGTGGAAATAAGTTTtcgaaattaaattaataaaatcttaccAAAGATCCACAATGTCTCAAGAAAGGTTAAGTGGATTAGttatattgtcaattgagaaatacttattaggagttattgattataagataatcattaataactttgtatctaagaaaagctagaaaaataaacttcaaataaataaataaataaatatttaaaaaaagttaaggcccctcataaagtttgactttaggccacaaaattcaTCGGACCGCCCATGGTCATCCAATACTTGTGTGTAAATTCGGACATTATTTCTTTCattgaaatttttttaattaCAAGTTCTATAGTTAATTATTTGGAAAAAAATTATAGCCAGAAAACTGTCTTGATTACCCAAAGAGTAGTAATACGAAACAGAATAGAGAGAGTATGTTAGATCTGTCATTTGTAACAAGGAACAGGAACAGTAGAATGTAGCCTTACAGCAACGGGTTTAACACAAAATATAGATTTGTACGTAAAAATCTATTGAAATttcaacaaatattaaatttGAAGCCAGTACAATGAGTCAATATTAAACAacttaaaccaataaaatttagAATCCTGAATTTATCTCTCTTTGGGAAGGACTAGCTAGCTCCAAACAAACCCGTGAACAAAGGAAAGTATTCGACTGATGACTCATGTAGTGCGTATTCACCGATTAACCTCAACGACAAAACCTCACATCATCTGCTTAGGGTGGATTATTTCAATTTAAATTTAAGAATTAAATGTATTCCTTACTAAATTAAAAAGTACGTATTAACTAAAATCAATATTATCCTTAATCCTAAAATGATAATCCTGGTAGTAATTTTCAACCAGTAAAGCTTTAATCCATTTTACACATACATCTGTGTATGTCCTGCATAATTACACGTTGATTAAATCAACCGTCATACTTTAATCAAGGTTAAAAGTTTTCTGCTAATTAAGTGCTAATATAATGCTCAAGAGAGAACGAACGGTTTACATTTTAATTTTATACACTTGGAGAAATTAACTGGAGATAGCACACATCCTATGGATACAAAAAGGGACAAAACAAAGAAAGCAATATTCATTTTTTGCCTTCCAAACACAAATATTAGCAGTGCAGCAATATTCAtaatttacaaaaactctttttgCTTCTACTACTTCAATAATGAAAAACTTTTCAATTCCATGCAAAACAAGTCATTCATTCTCTTGTTGATTCTCAAGATTGCGCGTTAGATCAGATCATCAGGTCAGCTTATTTCCACCTGCAAATTAATTAAAGCCACTAATCTCAGTTCCCATGTTTACATAAACAAATCAAATAGGTAACATATATAATTTGAAACTCACGAGTAAGTGTTGAGAGGTCTGAGCTTTTCAACACACGCAGCCTTTTCACAGTAGACACAAACATACTGAAAATGTCACACCATTTGAAATTAGAACAAATCGATAAAACATATAAACAATTATTAGCAGCATATATTGAGTATATTTCAGACAGAAAAAACGTGCAGCTAATTGTTatccatatatgtatatattatactaGCATTTATAAGATGTAACAACAGAATATTAAAAGAGAATCAGATCTATAAGATGGGAAATAAGATGCTTACTGCCAAGGGACATCCCCAACAAGCATTCTGTCACCTTCATTATCCTCATAAACAAGCGTATATTCGCCACTTCCGTCCAATAATCCAGTTATCGCTTTCTCTCCTTCTTCCTTCTTCTCTTTCCCACCACCAGATTGATCACTTTGAGCTTAATTAATACAAGAATTTTTAGTTCAACTTCagagtttaacttatatatatGTCGATTCTGTTATAGCAGGTTCCATATCTTCAAGATTATATAAGTTTCACCTTAATTCTACCGATCGATGTATATAATTTAAACTGGAAAAAGAATAAATTTTTAACACAACACCAACATAAAAGTAAGAATTTTCAGTTCAAGGCCCCGTTTCTTAAAATAAAGGGCAGCCCGGAGCACTAAACGCAGAATCCGAGGAAGGGCCGgtccacaagggtctattgtatgctGTCTTACCCTACATTTTTGCAATAGGCTGTTTCCATGATTCGAACCTTTTGACTTTCCTAGCCACATCACCCCGCTTCTTAAAATGAACATTCTAAACTTAGAAGAGTTTAATTTATATATGTCAATACATGATATAGCAAGTTCAgcattttcaagattatataagtTCCACGTGGATGTATACAAGTTAAActcaaaaaagaataataaattatTAACCTGCAAGAAGGCCTCTAAAAAGTTCATCAACAGCAGAGGAGAGTTTATCATAGCTGTCATAAGCTTTGAGATCTACTTTCCTTCCAATAGGAATACCATCCATATTGATTTTAACAAATAATCCTTTCTGACAAATTTCCATTGGTTTTTTGTTGGCATCACTCTTATTTGGGACCACATTTTGTGACGCAGTCACAGGTTTCAAAGAGCTGCTGCTACTTGCAATATTCTTCCTAAATGAACGAATTGGAGGCCAACCCACCACTGGTGCTGGTGCAGTCCTATTTTTATAAAGAATTAAAAAGTAACACAAGTTAGTCTCAAGAATAAAATTGTTACTATCATCTGGAATTTGCAAATAAATAGGATAATAACGGCCCACCaactttaaattattattattatatacatAAAAGCCGAAAGCAAACATATGGAAAATTTCAAACCACCACTAAGACAGGGCATCACAAGGCTGTGTGTAAAAATAGAGTTTAATTCTATGTACCGACGGTATATAAATTATCAATACCAATAAAGTAAAATAATTCTGAGTGATAACTTGCTATAAACCGTTAATTAAAATGAATTACACACAACGAGTGTTACGTGAACATGCATAGATGTCTAAATCGTTGGTTAAAATGGCCTATAACATGTAACTTTTTACATAACATGCTATAACAAGGttaacatacaacttaaatccaaataattatgcaaaaacAAGGAAAGAATTGCCTAAATTTCCGGGTAATCAAAAGTTGTGTACACGGAATGAAGTTATAACACGAAAAGGATATGTAACAAACAAAAGAGACACACGGCTCTAATATGATTCAACATATTTGTACCATATCACAAACGATTGTTTGACTGACACAATTAAACGAAATACTAAATGTTACTTAGTACTatcaatttgttttctttttttaaaagatCAAAACTAAAAGCAGGAACCAACTTTCAAAAGTAGGAGCAATAAAtgaatgaaaataaataaagaaatactttGTACTGATCTGCAAATCACATTACACTAGAACAGACAAATATTACAAGGTGAAATGAAAGCATTATGTGCATAGGACCACAACAGCACCTGACATGGAGTGTAATAGTGAATATCCTctgtcaaaaaaaaaagaaggaaagtaaAAACAAATAAGGGAGCAAAAAGCTGAGTTACCTTTTCTGAGCACTGTGGGAGACAGGACCTGTTTTTGTAGCTGGTGAAAATGCCTTCTTTTCTGCATCATTTACTGCTTTAATGCAACCAGCTGTCTGTAATGATTCCTGTGCCATCACACTCTGTTTCTGTGGCGTTGTTTGAAgctgaagaaatgaagaaaacttTTGCTGCTGAACTTGGCTTCCATTGTTGGTGCTGATATTGTAACCAAAAGGGAAAAGGGCTTCATCCTTTTCTCTAGACCAGTCTCCGTTTGGCGGACCAAGCCTTAACTCCAGCTTTTTCTCCTCGTTTCTTGAATAACCCTCCATTTCTTTTAACTTTCTTATGTATTCAACgtcaataataattaaataaaagaccAACCTCCGTTTGATATCTACCTAAGTAACTTCCTGCAAAAAAGAAGACAACATCATGTTCACAAGAAATTTACGTTTAAGCATAAGCTATGGTTAAAAACATGGCAAAAGGTCATGGAAAGTTGAAGATCGTTGCTCTAAATACCTTGAGTTTCAACCAAAGCTTCAAGTGACAGAAACCCACATATTGATAGAGAAAAAAAAACTGGGTATAAGTTCTCTGATCAGATGATCTAATACAAGAGGTATATATGTCGAATCCAGAAGATATAAAACCTCAAAGGAACCccacaaagacaaagaaaaataggTCAAGAAAAAGGaggaagagcaattatatatggTGATGACTAATATATTTTCTGAGAGTGAGAGTGGGTTTTATCTTGAGAGTATTCAAGAGTGAAGAATAGAGTTAATGGAGAGAGAGAACAGAAGGAGAAGTAAATAAAGGGAAGCTAAAAATATAAGAGGGAGAGTTATGTATATAGGGATTAGGGGGCAGGGGGAGATTCTCTTCACTCAAAAGGAACGGACCCAATCCTAAAAACAGCAAACGGAATTGTAGCAAAACTCACGCAACCACAAACCCCCAAAACtttttttgttgtattttgttTGGTTCATTAAGCAAAGCGTGCTGTGCTGactaccttttttattttattttattttatttttgtgaccTTTTCCCTCTCTCATATAGACTCACATACACACACTTTAGGGGCCGGTCCTATTCATAAAACATATAAAAcaagggaaattttcataaagtacTATTTTTAGCAGTAATTAGTTATTtatagatatcatttgctatattacagATTATAGATACGTTTTATAtagttataagatgtatttgatgtatttaagttattgtattcatgaatactgTAGCAAatataggcgtgaatcagggaagtccagctaatcagttattgtattcgagtgtattcgactgtattcatggagagaaacatgggattacaactggacagattattgtattcgattgtatttacggcgtgaaataggggatcaCATTGTttttaaaagggaaaatgaatcaattaacataatagactcctaatataactcaacaaactcaattataacacacaaattttgtattttcagttataaaaaagattctcaatcgaaaaataccccaaaaacatacaatcttcagagaaattatataatacatctgaatacataaattatattaattaaaaaaaacttatgaatatATTCATGGTATATAgcgagatagtgaatacaatgaaatacataaaatacaacgggatacattgaaatacaatgagaaaagaagacagtgaatacaatgaaatacatggaatacaacaaaatacattgaattacaatgaaaaaaggacaatgaatacaacaaatacatgaaaatacatcaGCAAGAACAACATTAGAAGCAAGGAAAACGACAGTGACAAGCCTTGACATATATTAACACGAAAAGAAGACCCATCAGCAAGAACAACATTAAAAGCAGAGACCAAAAGCTCATCGTGTTGAAACCCAACAAAGACTCTCCATAACTTTAGTTCTTCAAGCCCGTTGTTTATTATGCTTAAAATGGACTGAAATTCCTTTTAATTACAGCAATCTTCTCCGGCCAAGTCCCACAACAATTTTTCCTTTGCTGCAAACTTCCTCCTCTTTCCTTCCCCTGCGATATCGAGTTGTAAGCGATAATTTTTGGATCCGGAAGTGTTTGATTTTGGATCTGGAAGTAAAAACGTACTATAGGAATATGCCGTTGCAATCGTCGGATGTGGGAGCCGGAGCAATTTCTGAAGTGGGCTTTGCACAAACCTGGTGGAAGGAGGAGGAGAGCGGaatttttaatgggatgggggaagagaatgtgatgtatcaaagtagagagagaaagaaaatagtgtaactgattagcgtatttagtggcttagaactaggaggtaaccaaaattaaatattttgctagaaaccttaaaaggtatctatagaatataatttttttaaatagtatttatttaaaataaataaggtgttaatcTTTGCTATATGAGGTAAAAATTTCATAAAGAAATTTCTTTAGGCCCACATTTGTGGAggtcctatttttttttttacacctaATAggttatatataaattttaaaaaattatgtggtgaaaaagtttgatttctttatttaacaaatatagagaTAAAGGATTTGCAACTGCTTTGATTTCTGCCAACGAAATTGCATTTGAAATTAATATAGCACCCAAATTTCATAAGAAACTGTAATATATAGGAAGAAACTGAGGAGAATGTTGATAGTGAAATTCTCAAAATCTCTCGAAGAgtcctttagagttgattactttttaTACATACTCCCTCTGGTCCATAATAAATGACTTTTTAACCTTTGTTGTGCCCCCTTAAGAAAATATTGACTCCTAgaattaaaatatattttgacTAAATTATCCTTAATTAGAATTTATATGTTGTTAACTTGACACATAGTgatatgtaaataagggcaaatttgaaaaaataaagttaattcATTCTCGATTATATAAAAGGACACTTATTTTGAGCCAAAAAAGTCACTTATTATGGGTTGGAGAGAGTAGTAGACAAGGTTATTTTTTTCACtttaaaatagatttgaacaattagaggtatatgaaaatatttttcgttTTCTATTTAGCTGTAAAAACTGAGATTACAAGATgatggaaatttgaaaaaatattgccttCATCTTGAATGCTCCTTAAATCATAACAATCAACCCGATATTGatagtttagatttattttttgcattaaagatattttttttttaaaatagtacaattagaagataacagtttattgatatactcaatcaaataaaaagatttgattattttttaagCGCCTATATTACTCatagaataatgttaataactcttATTACTGTTGCTTCAGCGGAAAAAAGTGTTTcgaaattaaaattgataaaaccttacctaagatcaacaatgtctcaaaTATATTAAATGAATCAGTTGTATTGTTAATTGAGAAAGACTTATTAGGAAAAATTGATTATAAAAATTGATTATAATTTTGCATCtaaaaaagttataaaaatagacttcaaataaaaataaaaatattttttaaaaataaaaaagttaagGCCCCTCACAAAATTTGGCTTTAAGCCACaatataattttgaattatttttaaaaaaaatttatttttttttcgaaatcaacatttgttcataaaattttcaattttcacttgaagatgcattttggaatttttcgaaaatttgaaaaattccaaaaagctgtttttcaaaattttcactcagatcactcacaaaacttcaaaaataactcaaaattatattcatgtccaaatacaactttaattttcaaatatcatttttaattgaaattttttttcacttttttttggaaattttcaattCTTATGTCCAAGCGATCACTTAAATAACACCGGCTAGTCAGTTTTTGGActggaaattaaaaaatagtcagcatttgcaaagtcattgaaaaatagtcattattttgttgcaacacggaaagttccagtataatatactgaagattggtgcacatgtgtatgaacttctagcatattatgttagAATTCCAACACATGAAAAGTTCCAGCATTGTATAcgggagattggagcacatgcgtatgaacttccagcatattatgttgtaccagtatattatgccggaacttcagtatattatgccggaactccaatatattatgctagaagtctagtatatattatgctggaacttcagtatattatgctggaatattttctggattttggattgtgttttcgttcagatttatccttacatgaaaagtagctaaattttgaaactgtgactatttttcaattaccacttgtaaatctaggtatttttgaatttcaccccaCTTTTGACTCTATCTCTATCTTTAGAgctaaagaaaaaaaggaaaactttTTTTGAAGCCTATTAAGTATTTTCTTCGTTTACTTTTACTTGACATATTTTGATTTTTCATGcctcttaagaaataataaatgaagtgcataatttactataatactcatattaatttatgcatattttattggatttgagaaaatgatttaaaatgagtaataaatattgtgggtataacaggaaaaaaaaattattttctcttaatatgcgtaaagtgacaagtaaaaaaaattatttttaatatatatgccAAGTAAAAATAAACGAGGGAGTATGACTCAACTCTATAGAAACCTATAGGATTAGCACACTACCCGAGACATACCCAGAGATCTTTTTAATTTAGTTACTTAATTACTATTAGTAAAGAATTCTATAAACCCGCAGAAAGTCAAGCCTCACTAAAAAGAAGTGTGAATAGTGTGTTGCTTCTAGCAATGAAAGTCTTCTGAACCACTTCTAGTAATGTTTAAGTAAAGTAACATTAAGATTAGAAAGTGACTTGATCCTTCATTTGGGGTGGCTTATACTTAATTGTTACCAAACCCGGTTTAGAAAATTGACTCTTGCTATTTGTTTATGAATTAAACTGAACTTGCTCGAAcaacttaggggtcgtttggtatgaggtataagaaggtataagggtggtataaaaatttaataccaccttaatactctgtttggttagcaaatcaGGTATAAGTTATTTCGGTGTTAGTTTTAACACTGAGAttacttataccttatagaaggtggggtaattagcaccggtgtaacttataccttcttcttagaaattatgcaattgtcattcttaatacaacataccaaacaatgaataaacaacaatcccaacataacttatcccaatatagcttataccggcataacttataccggtataaatcatattccaaccaaacgaccccttaaagtTTTTTTTACCCTATTAACAAAAGCGGATTAAGATTTAAACTCGAGGGGTTCTATTATAGCACTGAACTTCTtgttttttaaattataatatatatacgggtaaaaccgggtTCATGATACGCCCCGGTCTTCGATAGGGTAAACCAAGCTCGAGACATGTAGACAAGGGACCGGAATCGAGGCAGGGATCTAATCGAGTTAGAATTCGGGAGCACTACGACCGCCCTCGAGTATATCGGGGTCATGATCCGAGATCGGACCAAACCCAAATGACTCCGAAGAACTTTGTGAGGCAATCAGACACGACCAACAGAAGGCCAAAATATCTGCGATCGGCCAGATATCATGGCgcgaatctcggcacgtatccaCAAAGAACCGGCTATCACTTAAACAAAAGATTTTTCACCTTTTGTAGAATTATATTCAGAGcaggattcccctactatataaaaggggagTCTGATAATTCATTGGGAAGgggtaacacgcattccaaagcaatataatATTATTTGCACTGTTATTGAAAGCTCTTTTTCTTGTTCGTCagttgtcacgacctggattttccaccgtcgggatcgtgatggcgcctactagtgaaagctaggcaagacaactaCTCCAATTAATTTACCCTTGTCATTTTTATCCTTAAAAAATTTACAAGTTAACATAATATAAACAACGGAATTATAATACTGAAGAAcgaaatttaacaatttaacttaatacaaatACGAATCCATAATAGAGTtctacccagaactggagtcacaatcTCATGgactgtctaagaatactacaaatagtggtCTGAACAAAGAAAATACACATCTATCTCAAAAATAAGTAAAACAGAATGAaaataggatagaaggggacgccaaggcctgcggacgcttgcaggactacctcgggtctccactggactgaaggcagcaacctcgaaCTACGGTCCGTAGGGTCCAATACCGAGAtatgcacaaaagagtgcaaagtatagtatcaatataatcaacccca belongs to Nicotiana tabacum cultivar K326 chromosome 6, ASM71507v2, whole genome shotgun sequence and includes:
- the LOC107807809 gene encoding auxin-responsive protein IAA26; this translates as MEGYSRNEEKKLELRLGPPNGDWSREKDEALFPFGYNISTNNGSQVQQQKFSSFLQLQTTPQKQSVMAQESLQTAGCIKAVNDAEKKAFSPATKTGPVSHSAQKRTAPAPVVGWPPIRSFRKNIASSSSSLKPVTASQNVVPNKSDANKKPMEICQKGLFVKINMDGIPIGRKVDLKAYDSYDKLSSAVDELFRGLLAAQSDQSGGGKEKKEEGEKAITGLLDGSGEYTLVYEDNEGDRMLVGDVPWHMFVSTVKRLRVLKSSDLSTLTRGNKLT